A stretch of the Cucurbita pepo subsp. pepo cultivar mu-cu-16 chromosome LG16, ASM280686v2, whole genome shotgun sequence genome encodes the following:
- the LOC111776735 gene encoding cytochrome P450 89A2-like — translation METWFIIIISLCFCSLLNSIFSHFRSSTNLPPGPPSIPIFTNLQWLRRSPLQIESLLRTLVAKYGPIITLPIGTRPTVFIADRSIAHNALVLNGALFADRPPALPISKIASSNQHNINTASYGPLWRLLRRNLTSQILHPSRVKSYARARRWVLDILIDRFLSHSQLREPICVVDHFQYAMFCLLVLMCFGDKLEESQIKEIENVQRKMLVNLGLFNALNFWPKLTKIFLRKRWETFYELKRNRDEVTIPLIEARRKAIENRENRENRENRANRAEAEEEKEEFVVSYVDTLLDLEHPDEKRKLTDEEMSTLASEFLNAGTDTTSTALQWIMANLVKYPEIQHKLVAEMKGVMGDGTGEEVKEEDLGKLPYLRAVVLEGLRRHPPGHFVLPHAVKEDTMLENYVIPKNGSVNFMVAEMGWDPEVWEDPMAFKPERFMKGGEEEEEVAGFDITGSKEIKMMPFGAGRRMCPGFSLAILHLEYFIANLVWRFEWKAVEGDGVDLSEKVEFTVVMDKPLKANIIPRS, via the coding sequence ATGGAGACGTggttcatcatcatcatttcgCTCTGTTTCTGTTCCCTTCTGAACTCCATTTTTTCCCACTTCCGAAGCTCCACCAATCTCCCACCAGGCCCTCCTTCCATCCCCATATTCACCAATCTCCAATGGCTCCGCAGATCCCCTCTTCAAATCGAGTCTCTTCTCCGCACCCTCGTCGCCAAATACGGCCCCATCATCACCCTCCCCATCGGCACTCGCCCCACCGTCTTCATCGCCGACCGCTCTATCGCCCACAACGCCCTTGTTCTAAACGGCGCTCTCTTCGCCGACCGTCCACCTGCACTTCCCATCAGCAAGATCGCCTCTAGCAACCAGCATAATATCAACACCGCCTCTTATGGCCCACTCTGGCGCCTCCTCCGCCGTAATCTCACTTCCCAAATCCTCCATCCTTCCCGGGTTAAGTCCTACGCCCGTGCTCGCAGGTGGGTTTTGGATATTCTTATTGATCGGTTCCTCTCTCACTCCCAATTGAGAGAACCCATTTGCGTTGTGGATCATTTTCAGTATGCTatgttttgtttgttggtGTTGATGTGCTTTGGAGACAAGCTTGAGGAATCCCAGATCAAGGAAATTGAGAACGTGCAGCGTAAGATGCTGGTAAACCTTGGGCTTTTCAACGCTCTCAATTTCTGGCCCAAATTGACCAAGATTTTCCTCCGAAAGCGCTGGGAGACGTTTTATGAACTCAAGAGGAATCGAGATGAAGTCACCATCCCTTTAATCGAAGCAAGAAGGAAGGCCATcgaaaacagagaaaacagagaaaacagagaaaacagagcaaaCAGAGCCGaagctgaagaagaaaaagaagaattcgTGGTGTCATATGTGGATACCCTTCTCGATTTGGAGCACCCAGACGAGAAGAGAAAGCTTACAGATGAAGAAATGTCCACACTAGCCTCTGAGTTCCTCAACGCCGGCACCGACACCACGTCCACGGCCCTGCAATGGATAATGGCGAATTTGGTGAAATACCCAGAAATCCAACACAAGCTTGTTGCTGAGATGAAAGGAGTAATGGGGGATGGAACAGgggaggaggtgaaggaaGAGGATTTGGGGAAGCTTCCATATCTGAGAGCTGTGGTTTTAGAAGGATTAAGAAGACACCCACCAGGGCATTTCGTGTTACCACACGCAGTGAAAGAGGACACGATGTTGGAGAATTACGTGATACCAAAGAATGGGAGTGTAAATTTCATGGTGGCGGAGATGGGTTGGGATCCGGAGGTGTGGGAAGATCCGATGGCGTTCAAGCCGGAGAGGTTCATGAAGGgcggggaagaagaagaagaagtggcGGGGTTTGATATAACAGGGAGCAAGGAGATAAAGATGATGCCGTTCGGCGCAGGGAGGAGGATGTGCCCAGGATTCAGTCTGGCAATTCTTCATTTGGAGTATTTCATAGCCAATCTGGTTTGGAGGTTTGAATGGAAGGCGGTGGAGGGAGACGGCGTCGATCTGTCGGAGAAGGTGGAGTTCACGGTGGTGATGGATAAGCCTCTGAAAGCCAACATAATCCCCAGGTCTTAA
- the LOC111776731 gene encoding lysine-specific demethylase JMJ706-like → MDTANSNPHKKRRRIKMPQPDDSRRPRMLYGINVNDHNWTNKLSECPVFRPSRQDFEDPFAYLNKISPKASNYGICKIVCPLNDIVPASLVLKREVQNFKFQPSVQPLKYATWTTMEDKILYYKRGRQYKYEEFENMANQVFVENYSSLACLSCKMFEREFWQEMAWGIHHSVEYGVDVEGSAFSKSDELGQSKWNLKKLPRLPESILRHLEEEIPGITHPMLYIGMVCSTFAWHVEDHYLYSINYLHSGAPKTWYAVPGSQANDFEKVAYDEVYLDDVLPSYDVDGAAQVLAEKTTMLPPSLFMKHNVSVFKAVQMPGEFVITFPRAYHAGFSHGFNCAEAVNFAAGEWFPYGLIAAKRYSFLERRPLIPFEELLCKEAIHICQEMMASPGDFVACTSHYAIMASCITHVAYYRASRRKLEKRVSGLQQCASSIGTVQCGFCTRDRYLAFLMCHRCNTYSTCIFHGISTNCTVCGITRSLFLSEAIRYVEAAADYFENRKSMLSSYLIETTKIREEIRGKTLVLVRYFVNLTGFSEVDF, encoded by the exons ATGGATACGGCGAATTCAAATCcgcataaaaaaagaagaagaatcaaaatgCCACAGCCTGATGATTCCAGACGACCCAGAATGTTGTATGGAATCAACGTGAATGATCATAATTGGACTAATAAACTCAGCGAGTGCCCTGTTTTTCGACCTTCAAGGCAGGATTTCGAGGACCCTTTTGCTTATTTGAACAAGATTTCTCCTAAAGCCTCAAATTATG GGATTTGCAAGATTGTTTGTCCCCTCAATGACATTGTTCCTGCAAGCCTTGTTTTGAAGAGAGAAGTGCAGAATTTCAAGTTTCAACCTTCTGTGCAGCCTCTTAAATATGCGACATGGACGACAATGGAGGACAAGATTTTGTACTATAAAAGAGGAAG ACAGTATAAGTATGAGGAGTTTGAGAATATGGCGAACCAAGTGTTTGTTGAGAACTATTCTTCTTTGGCTTGTCTTTCTTGTAAGATGTTCGAAAGGGAATTTTGGCAAGAAATGGCTTGGGGTATTCATCACTCTGTTGAATATGGTGTCGATGTTGAGGGTAGTGCGTTTTCCAAATCCGATGAACTCGGACAAAGCAAATGGAATTTGAAG AAACTTCCCCGTCTACCCGAATCAATATTACGTCATCTTGAAGAGGAAATCCCT GGCATTACACATCCAATGTTGTATATTGGGATGGTGTGTAGTACGTTTGCTTGGCATGTAGAAGACCATTATTTATACAG TATAAATTATCTTCACTCGGGTGCGCCGAAAACTTGGTACGCAGTTCCCGGGAGCCAAGCAAATGACTTCGAGAAAGTAGCATATGATGAGGTGTATTTGGATGATGTGCTGCCAAGCTATGATGTTGATGGGGCTGCTCAGGTTCTTGCTGAAAAAACAACCATGCTGCCTCCATCATTGTTCATGAAACACAATGTTTCAGTGTTTAAGGCTGTCCAAATGCCTGGAGAGTTCGTGATCACCTTCCCGAGAGCATACCATGCTGGATTTAGCCATG GTTTCAACTGTGCGGAGGCAGTGAACTTTGCTGCTGGAGAATGGTTTCCTTATGGCTTAATCGCCGCAAAACGCTACTCCTTTCTCGAAAGACGACCTCTAATTCCCTTTGAAGAACTTCTCTGCAAAGAGGCCATCCATATTTGCCAAGAAATGATGGCATCCCCTGGGGACTTCGTCGCTTGCACGTCTCATTACGCCATCATGGCCTCCTGCATCACCCATGTTGCTTATTATAGAGCCAGTCGCCGAAAGCTGGAGAAAAGAGTGTCTGGCTTGCAGCAGTGTGCGAGCAGCATCGGAACCGTCCAGTGTGGCTTCTGCACCAGAGACCGGTACTTGGCCTTCCTCATGTGCCATCGCTGCAATACATACTCCACCTGCATTTTTCATG GAATTTCTACGAACTGTACCGTATGCGGGATAACGCGAAGTCTGTTTTTGAGTGAGGCCATACGTTATGTGGAAGCTGCAGCTGATTACTTCGAGAACAGGAAGTCTATGCTATCAAGTTATTTGATCGAAACTACGAAAATCCGGGAAGAAATTCGAGGCAAGACTCTAGTTTTGGTTCGGTATTTTGTCAATTTAACGGGTTTTTCTGAGGTtgatttttag